The DNA segment TTCGACCGCTTCAGGTGGCCGGTCGAAGGGCACGTCGGTCGTCATCGCGAGCCGGCGGAAGAACTCTGACTGTGAAATGTTCCAGGAGTCGAACGCACCCCTCGTGAGATTCGGCTCGTCGGTATCTTCGGACCAGAGCCGCTGGAAGGTGCTGTTGTTGACTCCGTACGCGGGGCCGTCCGCCGGCGTTGTCGAGTTGTTCGGTTCAGGATCCGGAACGTGACTGGGTGCTCCTGCTGTCGCGGTGACTGCCAGACTTGCCAGTACGAGCGTGAGCAGTCCGACAGCCAGCGGGGTTCCGAATTGCATTGGGGCGGAGTGAGGGGCTATCAGAACGGCTTGACGCAGTCGGAGAACCCGAATCCCATCTGGGTCCCGATTTTATCGACGAGCTCAGGCGACAGGAGGGCCAGAACGACGATTCCGAACCCGATTGCGGACATGACGAGTCGTTCCTTGGCCTTGTTTTTCTTCTCGGGATTCCCCCCGGCTCGCATGTACGAGAGCCCGCCTTTGCTCATGTAGTAGCCAGTTGCAGGCAGGCCGAGCCCAGCAACGGCACCGAAGACGAGATCAATTCCTGTCTCGACGCCGGTGTCACAGTAGACGTTTCCAACGTCATCCTGTGCTGCGGCGGTCCCGGTTGCAAGGAGGATGAACGCAATCCCGATGAGGCCAGAAAGGGTGTTTGCAGAGACCTGCCGCACGCCGTGGTGGATGGACTCGTGGGTCTGCGTTCGGATTTGTGCTTGGTAGTCAGCGATTCGCTCCTGTATCTTGGTAGCAGATTCGCGCATCATGTACTCTGGTTTGGGTTGTGGCTGTGAACGGGGATGATCGTCGCGCTGGGCTATAACAACCCATCTATCTGACACTAGCTTCTCTATCCTGAGTGGCTGACTGCAGTCCACTATACTTAATTGAATCTACCTAGCATATTAAACTATAGGTTTTTAAGAACAGTACATTACCCGGCGCATTTCTTTGTTTAAGAGCACCCTGCTGTCCGATGATTTTGAAAGATCTCTGTTTTCATGGCGCTGGGGTGTATCTACCGTAAGAGAGACCGGAGATGAATGAAGTCGTAAACGGGCTGTTCGTCGGAACACTCGAGGACGCAGGAAACAGTTCACTCCTCGATGAGCAGGGTATCTCAGCTATTGTTTCCTTGACCTACACTGAACCAGAAGATGGTTTCCCGCAGGATAAGTCGGTTTCCAGGTGGCCGATGATGGACGGACCACAGAATTCACGAGAACAGTTCGAGCAGGCTGTGGCCGTTGTTGAAACCCATTTAGAACAGGATACGGAAGTACTCGTCCACTGTTCTGCTGGTGCATCTCGCAGTCCAGCAGTCGCAGCGACTGCACTTGCAATACACTCAAATTTAGAGCTTGAAGAAGCATTCAAACGAATTTCGAGCCGACGAGATGCAGTTGAGCCGCATAACGCGCTAATCCAGCAAGCTGCGAGAGTGTTTTCTGACACATCAATATAACTCGGATTGCCCTACTCATCAAATCCTTCAGGCGGACAAGATTCAACATCCATCCCTCGCCTACAATGAGCGACGTATCAATGTCAGTAGCGAGCTGCTGGATTACCGACCAGTGAGGCTTCAATCGTTGGTCGAACTTCTGGAGTAGTGTCCTCCAGGAACTCGCCTGCGTGATGTTCAGGAAGCCAAGAAACACTTCCAAGCGACAGACTCTGACCCATGAATTATAAATTCTATATACAATCTCTCTATTTGGTAGATTAGTGTTGGCAGTTGTTACTCAACTATCCATAACTAAGTGCAGAAGCGAGTTTACAGTCCACAGACGGTACAGACCCGAATCACGTCGCGGTCGACGAGACGGCGCTCCAACTCAACGACGAGCGTTATTGACTGTACGCCGCAGTTGGTCCCGCAGCGAACCGCCTGCTGCACGTCCGGATCCATTCGATGAGAAATCACGTACTAACCCAGATTTCCTTGCGGAACTCCGCGAGAACCATCTCGTCGACGACGCGGTCTTTCTCGTCAATGGTGCACCGTGGTTGCAGGCAGCCTGCTATCGTCGAGGACTCCAATTCCAGTAGGAAACTCACTGGAATCAGAACATCGTCAAATATGTATCTGAAGAAGTAATATATAGAACAAACCACTTTTCAAACTATTCTGCCCACGCTGAATCAGAGACTGTCGAAACCCGGCCGCAAGCGTTCGCCTCCGCATGGAACCAGCTACTCTGAACATGGCCTCACTCGCTTGAGCAACGCAAGTTGACGTAGTGTCATATTGGAGCGCCTCGGAAGGGAGTATCAGCTAAATGATTTTGAGATTGCGTCGTCGAGTGCGTGAACCGCAGTCTGGATTTCTTGTTCGGAAGCACAGAACGGAGGGGCGACCATGAGGTTGAACGTTGGCCGTCCAGGACCGAAGAGAACTCCGTGGTCTTTGGCTGCTGTCGCGAGGACTTCGAATGTTGGATCCACTCCAGATTCAACCCGGTGATCGAAATATGGCTCCTCCGTCCCTGGTGTGTCGAATTCGACTGCCCAGAGGAATCCTCGACCGCGAACGTCACCGACAACAGGGTGGGAGTCGGCCAGTTGGGTCAGTGACTGTTCTAACACAGGTTCAAGTTTCCGTACATTTTCGAGGAGTCCATCAGCGTACTCGTCCATTGCAGCGACTCCGGCAGCACAACTGACTGGGTGACCACCCCACGTTTGGCCAATATCAAAACCGTCGTTTCGGATTGTCTCAGCTATTGACTCAGAAACTACAACGCCAGCGAGTGGGGAATATCCGCCTGTAACGCCTTTTGCGAACGTAACCATATCTGGGACGACACCCTCGTGGTGATGTGCGAACCATTCGCCACATCGCCCAAATCCAGTCAGTACCTCGTCAAAGATGAGGAGGCAGTCATACTTGTCGCAGATCTCACGGAGTCGCTCGAAATATCCCGGGGGAGCTGTATACGCACCGC comes from the Haloarchaeobius salinus genome and includes:
- a CDS encoding pilin; translation: MRQVSANTLSGLIGIAFILLATGTAAAQDDVGNVYCDTGVETGIDLVFGAVAGLGLPATGYYMSKGGLSYMRAGGNPEKKNKAKERLVMSAIGFGIVVLALLSPELVDKIGTQMGFGFSDCVKPF
- a CDS encoding dual specificity protein phosphatase family protein, which produces MNEVVNGLFVGTLEDAGNSSLLDEQGISAIVSLTYTEPEDGFPQDKSVSRWPMMDGPQNSREQFEQAVAVVETHLEQDTEVLVHCSAGASRSPAVAATALAIHSNLELEEAFKRISSRRDAVEPHNALIQQAARVFSDTSI
- a CDS encoding aminotransferase family protein, with product MEGDDTRVIDDAGNEYLDFVSQLYCVNVGHGNDSVVEAMTEQLETIPYVAPKHDNDARTELAERIASITDDKLSDVLFSISGSEAVELATHIARSVTDSPTILSRYQGYHGATYGSGSLTTDPLTKNTLQKNIAVPGASHFLPPLSHRSPFDADSPEKLAQQAADHVEFTIRNEGPDSVAAIITEVVAGTSGAYTAPPGYFERLREICDKYDCLLIFDEVLTGFGRCGEWFAHHHEGVVPDMVTFAKGVTGGYSPLAGVVVSESIAETIRNDGFDIGQTWGGHPVSCAAGVAAMDEYADGLLENVRKLEPVLEQSLTQLADSHPVVGDVRGRGFLWAVEFDTPGTEEPYFDHRVESGVDPTFEVLATAAKDHGVLFGPGRPTFNLMVAPPFCASEQEIQTAVHALDDAISKSFS